The following proteins come from a genomic window of Microtus ochrogaster isolate Prairie Vole_2 chromosome 7, MicOch1.0, whole genome shotgun sequence:
- the Sox8 gene encoding transcription factor SOX-8, producing the protein MLDMSEARAQPPCSPSGTASSMSHVEDSDSDAPPSPEGSEGLGRAGGGGRGDTAEAADERFPACIRDAVSQVLKGYDWSLVPMPVRGGGSGTLKAKPHVKRPMNAFMVWAQAARRKLADQYPHLHNAELSKTLGKLWRLLSESEKRPFVEEAERLRVQHKKDHPDYKYQPRRRKSVKAGRSDSDSGTELGHHPGGPMYKADAVLGDTHHHSDHTGQTHGPPTPPTTPKTDLHQASSGGKQELRLEGRRLVDSGRQNIDFSNVDISELSSEVISTMDTFDVHEFDQYLPLNGHSTLPTEPSQATASGSYGGTSYSHSGATGIGASPVWAHKGAPSASASPTEAGPLRPHIKTEQLSPTHYNDQSHGSPGHADYGSYSAQASVTTAASATAASSFASAQCDYTDLQASNYYSPYPGYPPSLYQYPYFHSSRRPYASPLLNGLTMPPAHSPSSNWDQPVYTTLTRP; encoded by the exons ATGCTGGACATGAGTGAGGCCCGCGCCCAGCCGCCCTGCAGCCCGTCCGGCACTGCTAGCTCCATGTCACACGTGGAGGATTCAGATTCCGACGCGCCACCGTCGCCTGAGGGATCGGAGGGCCTGGGCCGTGCTGGGGGCGGCGGCCGAGGGGACACGGCTGAGGCTGCAGACGAACGCTTCCCTGCCTGCATCCGTGATGCCGTGTCACAGGTGCTTAAGGGCTATGACTGGAGTCTAGTGCCTATGCCTGTgcgcggcggcggcagcggcacGCTCAAGGCCAAGCCACACGTGAAGCGACCCATGAACGCCTTCATGGTGTGGGCTCAGGCGGCGCGCCGCAAGCTGGCGGACCAGTACCCGCATCTCCACAACGCAGAGCTCAGCAAGACCCTGGGCAAGCTGTGGCG CTTGCTGAGTGAAAGCGAGAAGCGTCCTTTCGTGGAGGAGGCCGAGAGGCTCCGTGTCCAACACAAGAAAGACCACCCAGATTACAAGTACCAGCCACGGCGGAGGAAGAGTGTGAAGGCTGGCCGGAGTGACTCGGACTCTGGCACGGAACTGGGCCACCACCCTGGTGGTCCCATGTACAAAGCCGACGCAGTCCTCGGCGACACACACCACCACAGCGACCACACAG GCCAGACCCATGGGCcgcccaccccacccaccaccccCAAGACAGATCTGCATCAGGCCAGCAGTGGAGGCAAGCAAGAGCTAAGGCTGGAAGGGCGCCGCCTAGTGGACAGCGGCCGCCAGAACATCGACTTCAGCAATGTGGACATCTCCGAGCTCAGCAGCGAGGTTATCAGTACCATGGATACCTTCGATGTCCACGAGTTTGACCAGTACTTGCCCCTCAATGGCCACTCAACCCTGCCCACAGAGCCCAGCCAGgccactgcctctggctcctatGGGGGCACTTCCTACTCCCACTCCGGGGCAACTGGCATAGGGGCATCCCCTGTGTGGGCCCACAAGGGAGCTCCCTCGGCGTCAGCCTCGCCCACAGAGGCAGGACCCCTTCGGCCACATATCAAGACGGAGCAGCTGAGTCCCACCCACTACAATGACCAGTCCCATGGCTCACCTGGCCATGCTGACTATGGTTCCTACAGTGCCCAGGCCAGTGTCACCACAGCTGCTTCTGCCACGGCTGCCAGCTCCTTCGCCAGTGCACAGTGTGACTACACTGACCTGCAGGCATCCAACTACTACAGCCCCTACCCTGGCTACCCCCCCAGCCTCTACCAATACCCTTACTTTCACTCATCCCGCCGGCCCTATGCCTCACCACTGCTCAATGGGCTCACCATGCCACCCGCACACAGCCCCAGCAGCAACTGGGACCAACCCGTGTACACCACCCTGACCCGACCCTGA